A window of Kineococcus sp. NBC_00420 genomic DNA:
TCCATGCCCAGCGCACGATGTGGTTCGGGTCGCTGAAGAAGGTCCGCAGCGGTGGCTCGACGTTGCCGTTCCACAGCACCTGGCGCCGCAGCCGGCGCACCACCGTGCGGCGGGTGACCTGGTGCATGACCACGGTCTTGGGCAGGTCCAGCCAGACCAGGAGGTCAGCCCGCTCGAGCAGGTGGTCGCGCACGGAGCCGTACTGCCACTCGGTGACCCAGGCGGGGCCGGCGCTGAAGCGGTGCACGTCTTCCTCGAAGGAGGGCCGCGGTGTCCAGCCCGGTCCGTGGAAGAGGGAGTCCAGCTCCACGTGGGGTACGTCCAGG
This region includes:
- a CDS encoding AAA family ATPase — encoded protein: MLGPTDALPHRPLRILVAGPSGSGKTTLAARIAEVLDVPHVELDSLFHGPGWTPRPSFEEDVHRFSAGPAWVTEWQYGSVRDHLLERADLLVWLDLPKTVVMHQVTRRTVVRRLRRQVLWNGNVEPPLRTFFSDPNHIVRWAWKTHRTNAARVSVLARQQSGVPVVRLRSHTEAHHWLQGPLRTSPSPGTDLT